Sequence from the Parus major isolate Abel chromosome 1, Parus_major1.1, whole genome shotgun sequence genome:
TGCTAGAACATCCTTCCATGATCCCGAAATGCTGGAGCAGTGCCTCTTGCTAGACAAAActccaaacacagcagcacagggaccctctccagccttccccACCAGCCTTTAACTCACCTGAGCTTTGATCAGAAATAGCGATAAAGTCATGTTcagtattttcctcttccatcttCAAGTCCCTCTCCAAACTGGTTTTCATGGagcagaaaggacagaaaactgGAGTGGTCAACATATATCCTTTTGTATTAGCTTCCAGCATATGCTTGGCATATGTAACAGATTTGGCAATTTCAACCAGGGAGAAAGCTGGACAAGCAACCAGATCAGGGATCAGTGACATTTCCAAGTTTTTccaaactaattttttctttaaccagAGCAGGGGTGACATCTGCTAATGAGCAAAATCTTGCTGTGGCAAGAGAGTGCAGTGTCTGTTTTAGTCAGAACTGCATAGGAACTGAAGGTCCCTCTTGAAATGTCCCCTGGCTTTACTACAAGACACTAAAACACATCCACACCAGCATATTTCTGCTCTGGGAATTAGAGACAGAGGTAGAGAATCTCTGCCACTGACTGTGCACTTGCACTTCACATGTGAGGGAAGTTACCAGCCTAAATGAAGGGCATTAGAAAGCCTACAGCAGTTTTTAGTCTTGAGAGCCTTGCCATTAATTATAGTTCATCTGTTTGTTCATCCATTCTTATCTCTGTGGAGAGCCAAGAAACTCTCAGCATTTAAGGTAAAGATGTTTTAAACATGGAAGGATGCCACTTACAGGCAGGACCAGAGAAAGGATCTAGTTATAAGACTTGACATGTAAAACCTTTGAGAAAATAACTTTGCACCAATGAAATTCATAGGGAAGACCAGGCTGGccatggaaatatttcctgactcctttcaaaacagaaaattttatataagATTTTCTGCAATCTTTTGGCTATGAAAATTGAGAACCAGCACAAGAATAAAGGTGAATTTACTTTGATTTATTGAATTAAACACAGCTGTGATCTCTGATTTCCAGAATGtttagctttttgtttttgcttttctctttttttgatGTCCTGTTTAAGAATTGTCCTCTTTGAATTATTAAAAGAGAATCAAGTATTAAAGTTTGATGTGTCGGTCTGCCTAGGAGATTTGTCACAAGATGCTACTAGAGCAAAGGCTGAAAAGGGACAGCTGTTTCATTAGCCAGACTGTTCTCTTAGACTCTGTTAAGTAGGACAGGGATTCTCAAGGATTTCAGTCTCTTCTAGCTTTTGTCAAACACTAGGAGACAGATCCTTGAGGAGGATAATTGCCACAGCTCTTGAGACCAATGCAGCTGACAAAATGTGTGCTCATTGAGCATGTGTCCTACCCAGGCATTTCCTTCAGGAGTAGTACAGCCCATTCCTGGGCCTTGCAGGAgtgcttctccttttcctgaagTATGCCATGCTCTCTGCTCTCAAAAACAAGTCCTCTCCAAGTGCTGGGCTAGAGAGTCTGCTCTGTTCTGGCAACTCATCTCTCCTTTACATGTTTTTGCATATACTGGTTTCACAAAGCCTTAGCATTCTGAAAACCAGTAAAATTAATAAGGAAAGTAAatcaagcagagaaaaaacgAAGAACTACCCTAGCGTGAGATAAACAAAAGCGCTGCTTCTCAGCCATGCCCCACTTgaagcaggaacagagcagtgTCCCCTGGCTGCCTCCTCGGcaccctgccccatcccttggCTGTCcttcagccctgcagaggggatggctgccagggcaggagcagagcctgggcagcccagagcactgctggcagagcaAAGTGTGTGCATcctggctgccagcctggctgtgacAGCGCAGACCTCAGTCAGGGGGTCCCAATTGTCACCCTGCCACCAGCAGAGCTCGGTGCTGGTGCCAGGACCACCTGGAACAGCAGGATCCCACTGGTGCTTTGTGCACAGCTTTGCAATGCAGGTCTGCCACCACTCCTGGCATGTTGACAGGGCTCAGACACCCGTGGCAATGCTCAGGTGCCCACTGACCCATGGGAGCTGAGCTGAGTCCCTCTCACTCTCGTCTTCAGCTTCCGTGTTGCTCCATGCAACTCCTGGGCCTTTCAGGGGGTCacagaggagaaggggaagtCTGCCAACTATTTGGTGTTCCCTGAGCTCCTTCCAGCAGGGTGGCTCCAGGTTGCctcacagagctgcctgtggcagagcagggcagggtcaCCACcgtccctgcacagctgcatgATGCGAAGCCCGGAGGGATGGTGTGGTTTTGCCCACATTCACACTAGTGGTACACAAGCTCTCAGGCCCCCCTCTAACCACTAGACAATGTTTCCTGCCTTGTTATGCTATTgatattatttcagaataattctGCAGGTGGGGAGGGCCAGTAGGCAGTGCAGGGGGGATGGTGACCAATGGGCGCTGAGCATCTTTCAGAACTGATGCCCCTTTGCATCTCAACACTTTcttcttcagctcctgcagctccagagacCCTTCTAACTCCTCCCTCAACCACACCCCGATGAAAGCCAGCAGGGAATAGATAGGGGTGAATGGGGAGGGAACACACAGGCCAGTCCACATTTCTGTACATCAGGTCAGAGGGTTGCAGAGACAGAGTCTGCGACATAACCTCCCTGTAATCCCAGCACCTGAGAGAGAACCTGGGAGTCATGGACAGGTAAAATTAATGCCTCTACTTTCTTGCTCATATGAGAAATTAGAATCTTTCTGTCAGAATTAACTTGCTTTCCTTCTGGTGTTGACcatccctttccctgtccccatcTGACGCACTGATTGAActccctgcctgtcctgctcttGCAACTTGCATCTCTGTGTCTctgttgttctttctttttgacTGTCTGCCACCTGCactcttttccccttctgtcatttatttcttgtggctattctctgttcttttcattgtttttcttttctagaaacAAAGGATGATAACAAAAGGATGAACAGTCAGATGCTATCTGCCGCTTAAGGACCTCACTCCTCTACTTGCACAGCAATTATTCTGTGAGCTTATTATGACTAATCACTCTCCACAATTGCACACTATGCACACACTCAGGGGGCTTCACTCTGATTTCATGAATCTTTATTTGAGGAGAAGACCTCCATTCAGGCTGCTTCTTCAGTGCCCAGGTATAATCACAGCTCCTGTGTCCTTGCTGCTTTCCCTTGAGCTGTTCTATAGCCATAGGAGTTGCATGGGTATCCAGCAGCTTATACCTAACCAAACATCTGCTCAGTTGCTCCACACAACATCTGCTCATTCATTATTCTGTTTGCACCAGCCATATTCTGAAATCctctctgggaaaagaaaaccctgGGATGGTGAACTccagaggaaagagagagaaagaactgATGCTAATGAACATTTCTAGTTGAACAAATGTCTCCTGTGATTCAAATTGTCTTCAATTtgttctgaaactgaaaaataatctaagtgatcatatttttctttttctgtggtttggggTCATTTCTTGTTCTTCACTCTTATTTGCATCCACATGCTACTCTGCAAGGGCAAAAACATTgaacagagaaaaagggaatGAGATGAGAAAAGGGACAATTAGAAGAAGAATCAGAAactttttgaaagcaaatggCTTTTCCCaaaacttttatatatatacacacacatatatatacatatacacacatacacacatatatacacacacacacacacacacacacacacacacacatatatatatatatatatatatatataaaaggaaaagcagacttttccttatgtttttgATGtgataaaaagcatttttgcatATGGGTTTTAATGAAACATCACCAAAATTGTAATTGTTTTTCACCTGGCTTATATATTTATTCAGCAAGCAATTGCCCTGTGCCCAGTGcctctgctctgttttctgcagttGTGGCACACCTCAGGTAAATGCTTTGCAGACTTCTGTCCTATTGCACCTGTGCAATTCTCTGGGTTTATCTTTTCTGGACAATCTGAGGATCTGCCACCACAGAACAGATCCCCTCTCCAGCATCTCTGTTATGGGGCACAGTCTTTTCCATATCCCTGCAAGAGCACAGCTAAGACCCAGAAACCTGTGGTGAACCACTGGTAGATAATTTTATGAGGAGACCaatatgtgtgtgcatgtctgtgtgtttgtgtgttagGAACACACAGGTGTTCATTTGTAAGTGTACAAAGGCAGGGAAATAGGGTGAATCTAAGGTGGTAGGAGGTGAGTCAGCTGTAAGTGTGAGAAAGATGATGAAGAACATACAGTGGGTATGGGAAACACGCACACAACAAGAGGTGACAAAATGCAGTGGGATCATCTCGTGCTCTACTCCTGACACAACCTGcaagctcagcagagcaggctgcaaCAATGCTTATGGGAGAGACCTCCAGGAATGGCCTCAGGCTGTTGTTTGGCTTAATGAAATACTTAATGGCAATGCTTTACCTTCCTGAGTGCGTGCAGTCTTCTCTATGGACTTTCTTCTAACAGAAGACGTGCTCACATGCGATGTGCTTCTGCAAATCCTGTCTGTATAAAGCATGGCAAAACAGAGTATGTGTGGGCTTCCTCTTTCTGTGTGAGCAGGACAGGTACTTTTGCGATGCAGGCTGAGGGAGACAGGGCAGGAAAGAGCTGTTTTCCTGTCTGTGGGACAATCAGGGGAGCAAGAGTGTCTGAAGGAGAATATGTCTGATGCAGGTGAGGGGCAGTAGGGAGTGTCACACAGCCTCGAAGCATGTCACTAGATAAGAAAAGCAAGAGGATATGCATGACTGTGTGAATGAGTACCTGTGATGCAGTCTGTGATGTGTCAGAATGTACAAGGGAGAGAagctcctggaggagcagagaggatgCCTCTTAGGTGGTCATTAagtgctctgcagtgctcaaACTGTATGGTGGCATTGGCAAACAGATGAAGGGTACCTAGACTCCCTGATTTAAATTCTTAACATACCCCAAACCCCCTTTTCTACACTTCAGTGGAGATGCTCCAGAAAACCCAGCTCAAGATCTCTTAAACTCACCCCACCTTTGTGCTGAACATCAGCCTAACAGTGGGAAAAGATGACAAAGGACATGCTTATTTTTAACCTATTCACTTCTGTTTTGCATTGCTGCGGGGGAGGTGAGTATCTCACCTCAATGAACCCAGCTGTCTGTGTCCCTCCACTTTGCAGCAAGACTGTTAGATATGGCTCATGACTGCCTTAcaccctccctgtgctcctgctgcctctccccagcagGGTCCCTGGGCACGGGAGCAGGCCTATGCCAGTCTTGATGTCTGTCTGCTGTGGAAATGATACTTGTGTCTGGAGAGGTGACAGCATGCCTACTCGTTATATATTCCATCAGCTGCTGGATGGCATCTTTCCCTAGTCCTGCAcattctcagctctgctcttcttttAGGCAGTGCTTGGAAGATGTTCAGTCCAGTCTTCTCTGGAGAGATTCCAATTTCCTCTGTGCCTTGCCCCAGTGGATTTTCAGGGTTTCATGTAGCAAAAATAGCATCTCTTGATGACTGAACTCTACACCCTCTCTTCAGAGGTCTTCTCAGATGCCTTCATCCTTCTCCCTCATTGGTGTCCATGTTCTGcatattttcagatgttttcacACTCTGCCCAGCCACAGTTGCTGTTTGACTAATCACTATTAATTCACAAACCATTTCCACTCACAAGGTCACCTGCTTCATCCCCAGAGTCACGCCTGCATCCTTTCCCTAGAACATTTCATGCAAATGACTGACACTCTTCTCATACCGAGAGGCTTGGATGTGAAGAGGATATTTTTGGTGCTGAGCCCTCAAGAGAGACGTGGTGAGCTGCTGGCCGCAGGGTGGGGCTAATGTAAATTCTCTGTTGTCTTCTCCTTCAGCATCCTCATGCAAAGGAGGCTCTTCCTCTACAACTTCAGGAACCTGCGCAAGGCCAAGGGCCGGCGTGAAACCTACCTCTGCTATGTTGTGAAGCGCCGGGATAGCGCTACCTCGTGCTCCCTGGACTTCGGATACCTGCGCAACCAGGTACGGGGGACGCCTTGCCATCCCCTCGGGAGGTGCCTGCAGCCCCAGTTTGCCcggggcagcagggagcagagggctgTGACAGGAACTCGGGCACAGCTGGGCGCTGTGCTGGCACACTCCGTTTCAGGGATGCCACCTCCGGGTGAAGCTGTGCTTTGCGCTATCCCCGAGTGTGTTCCCAGCAAGACATCCGcactccctgctgctccaggagcctaCCGACCTTCCCGCTTAGCTCCCGCCCATCCCGCTTGTCCATCCCTCCGCATCAGCGCCCTCCTGCCTTATCTAGCCCCTAAGTACCACCGTGCCTTCTCCCCGCTGTGTGCTGACCTAAGAACGCGTCCCGCACCTCGTTTCTCCTCCCTCACGCCCCCTCCTTGTCCCTCTCACACCCGGCTCCCTCCCGCCACCTCACGCCttgtccccgtgtcccccgtgtcccGAAGATGGGCTGCCACGTGGAAGTGCTCTTCCTGCGCTACATCGCAGCCTGGGACCTGGACCCGGGCCGCTGCTACCGAATCACCTGGTTCacctcctggagcccctgctACGACTGCGCCCAGCACATCGCCAACTTCCTGCGCTCCTACCCCAACCTGACCCTCCGCATCTTCATGGCCCGCCTCTACTTCTGCGAGGACCGCAAGGCAGAGCCCGAGGGGCTGAGGCGGCTGCACAAGGCCGGGGCACAAATTGCCATCATGACCTTCAAAGGTGAGTTGTGCAGGCAAGAAAGAGATGGAGGAGAATGAAGGGGCGTTAGGGAGACCCaggagagggggaggaggtggagcaaggagctggagaaggtgaTGCAGAGTGTGATGATTTAGTGATTCTAGGAGAAGTCAGTGTCCTATTGAGCACCCTGTAACTCCTCTATACCTTGCACAGATTATTTCTACTGCTGGAACACATTTGTGGAGAACAGGGAACAGACATTCAAAGGCTGGGAAGGGCTACATGAAAACTCTGTCCATCTTGCAAGGAAACTTCGACGAATCCTCCTGGTAAGGGCCAattctccttctttttccaGTGCCTCTTCCCTCAACTTACTCCTCACTTCCTCACTACAATTCctctctgctcttgctgctcatccctgctaTCTGCCATTTCATTCGCTCATGTGTCTTCATCTTCCACATCCCTTATACCTCCACTCCCAAGTTTCTTCGTCTCTCCTCGTTCACTTCCCCTTCTTCCACCTCTCGTCCCATCTCCTGCCTCATATTCATGGGTTCCTGCTCACTTGACAACTGACCTACCATTTATATTTTGTCCTGCAGCCACTGTATGAAGTAGATGATTTACGAGATGCCTTTAAAATTCTGGGACTTTGAAGTGAAAGTCATCAGCAATCAGAAGACTTCACAAACACTTGTTCTTTGATTTCCAACTCTCTTCCTTACatatttctcctcttccctccttacatccctcttccttccagccctgtgtCTAGAGATAAGAGAGATAAGACTATCcttactttttatttccaaggaGAATTAGGCTGATCTTGTGAAGACACCTTCCCCAGGCTCACACCTAATCCATTGCTAACTGAGAATAGCCAGGACTGCAGTGACACTGCCAAAGAGAGATTTGCCTCCCCTCAGTCTCTGCAGAGCTAATCCAGGTGATCCACTGCATGGAGCTCTGGGTTTAGCCTTGCCCAGGTGGGAGCAGACAGCCTGCAAAGCTGTTTGTGTGACTGTGTTCCCACTGGTATTGCATTGACCTGCACATTTCCTGAGGGCTTCAGGGAGCATATTTTTTTGACTCCTAGAGCTGCACTacactcagctgctctgtgtcctgccctgTAAAATGGTTTATTTATCCTTCTGGATGTTGGTAGGAAGTCGAAAACCATCTCGACTGAAGTGGTACAGCCTGTGTATTAACAGCAAAGCTGGCCAGATACTGGAAAGCTCAGCTGAGAGTGTTGAAGTGGGTCCTTGACAGCCCAGGTAGCTCAGCTTGCAAACCTCACTTGAAGCCAGCAGGTGTGCC
This genomic interval carries:
- the AICDA gene encoding single-stranded DNA cytosine deaminase is translated as MDSILMQRRLFLYNFRNLRKAKGRRETYLCYVVKRRDSATSCSLDFGYLRNQMGCHVEVLFLRYIAAWDLDPGRCYRITWFTSWSPCYDCAQHIANFLRSYPNLTLRIFMARLYFCEDRKAEPEGLRRLHKAGAQIAIMTFKDYFYCWNTFVENREQTFKGWEGLHENSVHLARKLRRILLPLYEVDDLRDAFKILGL